The Limanda limanda chromosome 13, fLimLim1.1, whole genome shotgun sequence region tttatagTAAGCTCTTTCTACTTTGCTTGAACTGCTGAGTTGACCGGTTTCTTCTTGTCCAACACCTTTCGTTGTACTGTTGAACCTGTGTTAACTtgcatatgacaaataaaaacttcaCACTTGACTTTTAGGTTGTAAAATTTTGCCTTTCAAAAACAAAGTATCAAAGGATCAAAACAACAGTGATCCTTTATGGGTATATTCGACTCGAGCTGTAAAATTTCACTCTGAATTGAATTTGATTTGTTCGCAAGCAGCTATATAAACACAGTTTGAATGATTGTCATTATTGAAAATGTGTAAACTTCTATCACCACtgaaatgaaagtaaaacaacTTCCACAAGGCAACATCAAGTTAAAGAGGACGACGGTGTGATTCTGTACAAAGAAGGCAGCAAGGCAGAGGACAGCTCACACGATCCGGAGCGAACAAGAGGAAACATGCCAAAGCAACAGAATGGCCCGATAATACATTCAGATTATTAATGCACACAATGACCGAATTTATAATAAAGTCAAAATTCAGGAAACACACGATCTGAGGATGAACTTTCGTTGAGTTCTAACTGAGGAGCTGCACAGTCGAACTACAGCGATCCCTCCACTGGCACTGCGCATGTCCGCTACACTTCCCGAATCCGGTAGCAGCCCCGACCTGAGGCTCCCGTTTCCTCCGATAAATAACTTCaaactaaaaaatataaaaaccagGTCCGTCATTTCAAACGCAAAAaaggacacacaaaaacacacaacccgGGGCGTGTGGGCGggcggtgagagagggagaaacgtGTCCGGTGTGTGCAGCccggggagagaggaggtgacagtGAAGGCAGCACGAAGCCTGGCTGCCGAGGAAGAAGGGAAACGTTCTCCGCCGACGTCCATTCCACATTCACCGAGCAGCCAGGCACAGCGGAAAACCCCCCCGAGAAGAGCAGCTCTCTGCGGGCGAGATAGCGTCTTCCACCCCCGCCACACCGGATATCACACATGTCTAAGTGCCCGTGGAGGGTCTGATCCCCAGCCGGCGGGTTTCGGCTCCGTTTCCCGAGTGTTTCCCCCGAGTTGAGCAGATCCGAGGCGCTGCTGTCCCCCTGTGTGTGGAGCATTGACAGCGCAGCGGCCACAGAGACACTCGGCGTGCCTCCTCTGCCTGCTGGCGGGTTTCCTGTGTTCCAGGGACccgggagctgctgctgctgctcacctcGAACCTCCCGAGCAGCACCAGCCCGAAACTACATGTTGTTCTCACCTGTTATTGCTGTGAATTGTTGTATTAACCCATTCATCCCCGGAGCTGAGGCGTCTCCGAGCGCCGCCATCTTACCgccacaaacaacaacataaatgtGGCGCATGCGCGGTGCCGTCCTTTTTCCCCACTTCGTCTGGCGCGGCGCGAGGCCCCCGCGTCACCGCCGGTCACCGCCGGTCACCGCGCAGCTGTGCGATGCATTGTGGGTGGTGTAGTTCAACGTAGAAACatgttatagatagatagatagatagatatatagagtactttattcatccccgaagggaaattaagttgtcatagcagccggtatatttgaatacaataaaatacaatacaatagaataaaataaaaaatattgaggtagaaagaataaaaaaaagaagcacaagataaaataggtagataaggtgcagtggcaagatgatggtaatagtactgatgatatgatggtaatgttattgttagacagtatataaaaatagtatagtatatatagtatataatataacataatatacatttataaatgataggaattataccaatataatagcagtatatagtaataatggcagcaacagtatatataataatagtaatataataataataattataacatgtacacatgtataaatatgtgtatatagacttatgtatacaaagaatatacagagagtatgatataatatatgatatgtaGTAGAGgtatagataatataatatactatgagtgtaagaatatgtagacagagtgtgcaaaagacacattttaaagaGCAGAACCCGAACACTGACTACATTGTATAACTAATGATtttttacagtacatttttcAAGCCCTTGAATGTAGACTTGCAAACAGCACCTGCAATTTTACAGGATTTCAATGCGAATTACAGAAAATATCCAATCGCTCCAACTCATGCtctaataaagaaagaaataaataaagaaaacctGGCCAAATTTATAATGACATCTTTGATAAATAATAAGTAACTcccccctctttcttttctttttttcttctttatatcTATCGTTTATCTGCTTTTTTGtcataatatatttaattaatgctttatttattattatctaaTATCTATCtagttttctatttatttaacagTTCTGTCGCTTAGGCTGACTATTTTCTGTGTTGAGTACATGTATGTAATACTTTTGTGGATACACATTTGTAAAAGGAGTTGTTTTGAAAAAGAAGGGTAATGtagttgaataaataaaaacgttATTACAAGTTTCATTTGTTAACCTAATGATTTTGTAAGGTAAATTTCACACCCATTATCAACATTACCTGCAATTTTTACAGGATTGTTTAtgctatttaaaaaatatatatccagTCTCTAATATCTGTGTAACTTCTGGGTATTGAGCAAAATTATTTGGTGTAATACCCTCGTAgttatgttatttatattttagcCATGATCGAATTCCCATACATGTGTTGGCCAATGTTAATTCCCATTGGTCAAATTTGTTTCTCCCGAAATTACAAGGGAATTAATAAGAATTCAGTTCCAAAAAGAAGTTACTGCTTTACCATAGGTTAAACAGTAACCAGggacttaaatgtgcacctaACGGAATCAGGAACTGTCCTGGATGTTGGAGATATAATTGTCATTTTGGAATTATTTTTGTGGAGGATACGGGAGAAGGCCTGGCTCCTACCCAATCGATACCTAATCACAGAGTAAGTTaagatattttgtttttcatgaatTTGTTAATTTATCCAGCCAAAGTCTacaccaaataaaaaatatcaaagcaaGAAACTGACATAAATTGGTGGGGTCAATTTCTACATGAATCATGTTAATAATTTAAGGTTGATTTAACATCTACAAACAAGAATGGACTGGCAGTTAAATTAAAGTCCCCCcttgatttaacattttaagtgACTTTTAGTGAATTTACTAAAGGAATACCTTACcttgaacacaaacaaacattttctatGTTTctgaataattgttttttttttatctctatgTTGCAAATGAAGAACGTTAGAAAAAGGTTGATAAGTGTCAACTTAGAGGATATTTCATCAAGATTGACTCATTGGTgatgccagggccggccctggcaatgttgaaACCCTAGTCAAGATTTCAAATTggccccccccaacatacacacgcaaactgtcattCATCCACAATGACCTTTGGACTGtttacagatgcacacacaggcagacaaaattgtaagctataaaaaacaatgaaaatatttaacaaaaaatatgaagagtttgaaatcagctgtactgatagcatatcatgtcatgtcgacaaaaataaacattaatgatgtccacaatcggggtgattcttatctctatattgttctttcttctcctcctctactttgcggtgctttctgaattgtgcacctgataatttaatcttttttgattcatctttgactctaaccgcaGTCTGATACCgcagcgtgtctgttcacacagggagcccatccaggaggatgttttagatgctggcttgcctgtccacggagccacggatggtgacatcagcaaatgtccctactatgctgccaaaatgagtaggtttttatacttctctttgtattcatcatgctgctatgaggaactgttgtgaggcatatgccagtcaactcgccatggccgacctccgacacgcAACAGGACAGGTTCTGTTTGCGACTTGGATTGCTGACCTGGCTGGACTGCTGAATGGTATCTGATGTGATCTCGCTTCTAgcctggagagagggagagggagaaagggagagcaaGGGAACCATTGAAGGAAGGCGAATAAGGAGATTGATTCACTagactggcactcagtagagctcaacagagccgtataggttcatctctgatccatgcagcttccttctaccaagttttgtggttattggtccagtagtttattacatgttgactgacaaatcagaggtgaaaacataacctccttagcagaggtaataaaacctccacacatttatcaaggtcaaaatgtcaccaacattattaataattagaaacacaacaggaaattaaaagtagaatgaaatgtttctagaatatctaaatagttgatgggtaattttctgttggtcgactTATCAATCAATTTATTAAAAGTTcattttcccctgctacttagtctatagggtttttatattgtgttttatttacattctatatattggtttatttttgttgtgcaCTGGTTGCTGGTTGTTCATCAAATTGCCCTTAAAggataataaatattttcttttatggacagcttttgttaatcacaagctgcacaaaccaagcaagagcagcagaggaacccagcagccagcagggggcagcctcaggacatcgcatggaaaccagcagcagcagattgtgaTTCTTATTAGGCGTCagaagacaagtttggaaactactgggttattctctaacaataggtttgtAAAGCATGATAAatcctccagtatctaaaatccaaaaatataaaagtaacttttaagtaaggtagtaaagtagaaaatattttttctgaagtgtgTATAAAAAGCAGCATTGAATGacacggacaaacacacacacgataattTTCCCATCTTCTTAGTGTGCTTAGTTCCTCACGGGAGTTAGCAGGCGATTTGGCCTAGTGGGCAGAGTGGTCGTTCTTCTACACGAAGGGCGCAGGTTCGATATCCAGTTCTTCTTGTCTTTGtgccggcaatatactgaactcttaaaattggcaggatttcaatcacctattaattgcaaaatatattacactatgtaaatttaaattaattaatataaaaaatttttttttattaaattaattaaaaaaaacgaaaacaaaaaaacctgcGTGCGCAATGAGCTTCTGCGCAGTATGTGTGCAGTAggtttctgcgcaggatgtgctcAATGGGCTTTTGCGCAGGATGTGTGcgcgcatttttttttttatttaatttttttatttaatttaattaaaaattttggttaatttttgtttttaaattgacatattattagatattgtgcaatgaataggtggttgaagtcctgccaacacgacagcctgccaaacttacccatgagttcggacccagctcctgtgtccactggtgtcctggttccacccatggcagcgtagtggcgtggggctggctcatccctgcggcccagggagcaCATTTCTCCGCGTTGGTTCaggggggtaaatgatgctggtctttacaggtgactgacctacgcgagcctgtagccgccccctaccccccacaggagattatgtgcttgtgtgtgtgtgtagccgcGGCGCTTCCCAgttcttcccggcattacgCTGCCAGTGCGAACATGGGCaaggaaatgaggcggaccgcttttcgcagcgcttctacctccggtgcgtcccgggttagaggatgatggtgtgacgttaatatgttgttttacattgcatgtgtctcgtcatgataattcagtctcttgtgccgtcctgcatttttcaccctaggcaaccgcctatgtcgcctgtaccagaAGCCGCCCCTGGGTCATGCCAAATATAACAGCTATAGCTATAACAGCATAAATTAAAGCTACACAGACTTAAGTGGTGCAATTGTATTGTTATTTGCATTAtacatttagtttgaaaaccGTATCGACCAAGTCCAAACCCTGAAACTCAGTTCTAACAACAAAGAGCTAATAGCAGATGCTCATCAATGGCCACTAAAGGTCATGATATCTTTATTACCATATCTCACACCAATCTGTTGTGCTGCCTGGcgtaaaaaagaaagaaaaaggatatCACTTTACAAAGGGAAGGTCATAACGGCACCAACTTTCTACACGACATGTCCAAATTATATTTACAAATTCACAAAGTGACAGCTCCAATCCCACTGGCCAATTCTATAGtaatttaaaaccaaatataaaagacAGTACATCCATATCAGAGATAATCAGTAAATCATAATGTCCCTCAGTTTTGCTCATATGGGCTTATTAATGTTCTCCAGTTGAGCCATGGTAAGTTTGTTAACCGTGAACAGTCAGATTTAAAGGGTTTCCAACCGCAATTTCTATTCCATTGAAAAAATAACTGTTAGGTACTGATATCTCTATGATACAAAGCATGATGTTATTTTGATCGAGTATTGACTCCGGCCACATTAAACTCATTTACAGGTAATTTAATTCTAATCCAGGGATGTGCTGCTTTTCGCCCTGATATGGGAAATTACTTTCACGCAAAAGATgccttttaattttaaatgggaAATAATCAAGTGCACTCAAGCTTTATATACAAGAGACAATAAATAATTCACTATTGTTTCAACATGGCAAAATAGCCAATCAATATACATCAGTATTTCTTTACTTAAGAAAGAATTAGTACTTAACGTGTCAATGTGGTGTCTAAAGTAATTCTGGAAAATCGGGTCTGCAAACTGCATGAACTTTATCTTACATTTGAAAAGATCGCCCATTGGTGTCAACTTCTGCCCTTCACAAGTGAATTCACTTAAAAACCAGTTGACATATTCCTGTGATtgcttcaaataaaatgtatgaccAAAAGAAAACCAAGTCTGTTATCAGTGATGTATTTAAGGTAACAAAAAACATGACTACTCAGAGCACAAGGCTGAATAAAAATGACTAGATTCACCCCTTTAATATGAACTGCATCCACATTTAACGGGTTCTTCCCTGCCCCATGAACAATCCCTCTACTGAGTGGTAGAAGGATTGATTCAGCACTTTTACGAAAAACCTGACgacaaaaaaacaagcaaaccaaGGAACACggttgaaaacataacctcaaaGGCAGAGGTGAAAAAACAGTGTGGGCAGTGACTTAcagaggtggggtggggggggggaagggtgTAACACTGATTACAAAACAATCTTTGTGAACACATTAAAATGATCTTACACTCTCATTAACTTTATTCTACTGCACAAGTCATTTGTTGAACAGAAAATTGGCCTCTGAACTGTTATGAAGGAATAGACTTCTTCATTAAAATTACTCATCAGTTTTCTGATATGTAAAATGCCACTTTACTGAACAGGGTCAGGACCTAAGGCTTCATTTTAGTTGATTCTGTGACAAACAAAATTGCTATCAGGATCCCTTCTGAagcatttaaattcaaataacaCTTAAGTATGTATTCTGAagagtaaaaatacataaatcataTTTTGTCATGGACTCTCCCTTTAAGGTCGATGTTAAATTGTTGTATGTGGTGAGAACAGTCTCATCCTGTTCAACCAGAATGAATAAAGCCACAATAAAGACCCTCAACTATTAACAATGCAACCATTTTCCTATCTTATGTTCGCAGTGCAACTTCAACAATGCAGTAAATGAGGCTGGTTTCTTATTTGCTAATCGGAACTGTATGATTGAGGAGGGTGAGGTCTCCATACAGTGTCCTATACAtgcaaaacattaaaataaaaacaagtgcaGAGGAAAggtgagtggtggtggtgggggggtagtCAGTTACTTTCACTGTTCATATCCagcttaataaatatataagctTCCCTACAATAGTATAGATCAAGGTGTGAATGAATgcatacatacatgcatgtatgtatgttgAGTGAGCCAAGGGTGAGTTTATTGTTagaatgtatatttgtgtatggAGTGACTACATGACTACGTGAGGCCAATGTGTATGAGCAGGGGAGTGAGGTGAGTGAGGTGAGAGAGGTGAGGGAGAACACTGTGAAGTTGGCAGGTTTGTCGTATGCTGTAGTTTAGAAGCGGATGAAGGTTGCGTCAATCTGGCGTACGCTGGGTAGCGCCAGCATGATCTTTCGTCGGTACTGTGGGTCCTTCTGTAGCGGGTTTCTTTCGAGGTAGACCGTCTCCAGAGATTTGGCATTCTTCAGTTCATCGAGGTCTGACCAGTTATCAATTTGATTATCGTTCATCTAGGGACAGAATGGGAGGAAATGTAGTCAATGAGGAGACATGCTTAGCATTGTCCTGCATGGCAGAGGACTTTTACAACAAATGGATGTTGGGGAGAGcgttaaaataataaactgttgtttaatcagtcaGAAGGTACGATTTCTGACCAGGATGTTTAAAGAATTCGTTTAAGTTCCATGTTAGTCTTGCTTGtagttttatttgtcttttcttaatTTTAATCACTGAAGTAGTGTTAATGAACCGTGACATAATTAAGAcctatttaaacatattttagaCCAAGTATGTAATATTTGaacatatttaagacttttGAGGCCTAAAATTCAGATTATTGACTTTTGAAGACCCCTGCGAAAAAACCCATGAAAGATTATTGAAAGATTATTTTTGCCACAGGCATCTGGGTCTTGTGTAAATAGTGTTGgcaaaaggagaaaagagatgTTAAGGTAATAAATgcactatatatatttaaatgacaaTTACAACACAATGCTATGTGTATACCTTATAACTGGCAAGGCTTATTGAGACTTTAACTTAAACAGATACAAATTAATTcagattaaaatataaattaaagatTATAAAGACAGAGTTTCATAATTTTGTTTAACTTCACAAATAATCCATACCCAGAATTCCTGCAGCTCCGTCAGATGGCTGATGTTCTCAATGTTTCTTACTCGATTGGCTGCAATGTCCAGGGTTGTGAGCTTTTTCTATGAGGGTGAGCAAACAACGTGtttgaaaatacagaataaactttgtgtgtatgtctgcACATTTAGTCAAACGCATGATGGACAGTTTGGCATCCAGTCCGTTTAGAAATGGGGCTATTGAAACTCACATTGTTCTCCAAGCCCTCGATGACCTCAATGCCATTGTGGCTCAGATAGAGCTCTCTCAGGTTGACCAGGCTCTGCATACCCTCAATTTTAGTAATCCGATTACTCTGAAAATAAATGTACGCAACATTGTTTACAAACAAGTCCATATGCATATTTAACTCAAACTTTTGTAATCACTCCAGAAGTGCTGAAGAACATTTACGTTACCTGAATACTTAAGACCGTCAGGTTGTGTAAACCCTCAAAATTCTGAAGCGTAGTTATTTTATTGGTGCCAAGAAACAAACTTTGCAATGATGAGAGATTATCCAGGTTCTCTATGACCtgtgaacacaaacatttcaagagaaacaaaataaGCATGTTAAAATTAAGTCATGATTGTTTCACTAATGAACTATGATGCATTTTAACTCAGTAACATCACAGCAACATGTTAAGGtttaaacaacattttcaaaaaggttTAACCACACGTCAAACATCTCACCCTGATTCGATTGGAGCCCAGCTCCAGCATCTCCAGGCATGTGAAGTGTTCCAAGTTGGAAATGCTGCCAATTTTGTTGTGAAGTAGAAAAAGTTTCTTCAGCCGAGTCAAGTGCTCCAAACCCTCCACTTTCCTCAGAACGTTGAAGGACATATCGAGCTGCCTGTTGATCCATAAAACGAATGTCTCCATTAGAAAAATCATAATCTACAATTATTTTGTTCTGTAATATCAgccatataaaaaaaaataaaaacatgacatcATAGATTTAGTTGAGATTACAGAGGTTTTCCAGACTTACTCCAACTCTGTGAGGGTGTGCAGGTTCTCCAGTTTGCGGATCTGATTGTCGTAGAAATCTAGTTCCTGCAGTGAGTGCAAACCGTCAAGGTTTTCTATCTTTTTAATGAGGTTTTGTCGTAAGGAGAGTGTCTGTATGGAGAGATAAATAGAAGGTGAAGTGACAGAAATATCACTTGACTTTTGTCATagaatttactttaaaaaaaaggaggaaaattaTTGGAAGCAAAATAATAGATCATCACTCCATAACTGAAGTAACTTACTTTAGCCTTTTGTAGCACCTCCAATCCTTCAATCTTTCCAATACGACAATGAACAAGATCAACATCCTAGAAAGAAGACAGATAACTATAGATGACAGCCTGTCTATGGGTAATAGCACTTGTTCAAGAGTTTATTTTGTCATGCGCAGACATCTGCCCATCACACACATT contains the following coding sequences:
- the ppp1r7 gene encoding protein phosphatase 1 regulatory subunit 7, which encodes MASLSAGELQEMEVDRRGESEESGDDETKRKSINGDVNVDVDPDPNQPATTSKEECPVDMETITLDPEEEDVDLVHCRIGKIEGLEVLQKAKTLSLRQNLIKKIENLDGLHSLQELDFYDNQIRKLENLHTLTELEQLDMSFNVLRKVEGLEHLTRLKKLFLLHNKIGSISNLEHFTCLEMLELGSNRIRVIENLDNLSSLQSLFLGTNKITTLQNFEGLHNLTVLSIQSNRITKIEGMQSLVNLRELYLSHNGIEVIEGLENNKKLTTLDIAANRVRNIENISHLTELQEFWMNDNQIDNWSDLDELKNAKSLETVYLERNPLQKDPQYRRKIMLALPSVRQIDATFIRF